DNA from Spartobacteria bacterium:
TTTTCTTCTCGGATATATCAAGCGCCTGCTTGAATTGCGCCCCGAATTGCGAGTGGTGATCAGTTCGGCGACGCTGGATGCCGCGATGTTTTCTGAGTTTTTTGCCAATGCTCCGGTTTTTGAGGTGGAAGGCCGAATGTTTCCGGTGGAGGATATGTTCTTTGACATTGATGCAGACGAGGAGCTCTCTACATCGGTTCTACATGCCGCGGAATGGATTAACGATGTGGACAGAGATGGGGATATTCTGGTTTTTCTGCCGGGTGAACGGGAAATATCGGATTGTCTGGAGAAACTGAGCGGAAGGCATTGGGATCATACCGAAGTGCTGCCGCTTTATGGTCGGCTCAACATGGCGGAACAGCAGCGCATTTTTAATCGCGGCAGTGATCGGCGGATTATCTTGGCTACCAATGTGGCGGAAACGTCTATTACTATTCCGGATATACATTATGTGATTGATTCGGGACTGGTGCGGTTGAGTCGCTACAATCCGGGAACGCAGGTGCAGCATTTGCAGATTGAACAGGTGTCACAGGCCAGTTCGCGTCAGCGTCGCGGACGTTGCGGGCGCGTTGGTCCTGGAATTTGTCTGCATCTTTATTCGGAAGAGGTCTTCGAAAACAGTGCGGAATATACCGATCCGGAAATTCGCCGCACGGCGTTGGCCGGCGTGATTTTGCAGATGAAAACGCTGCGACTGCCCGATATCGAAGAGTTTCCTTTTATCAATCCGCCGCAGATCAGTCTGGTGCGTGAGGGGTACAAAATGCTGTACGATATCAGCGCGCTGGATCGTCAGAAAAATATCACATCGCAGGGACGGGATATCTCGCGGTTTCCCCTTGATCCTCATTTGGCTCGAATGATTCTGCAGGGTCGTACGGAAAATGTGTTGTCGGAAATGTTGGTCATCACCGCTTTTCTGAGCATTCAGGATCCCCGGGAACGCCCCATGGACAAGAAGGAGCTGGCGGATAAAGCCCATGCGCAGTGGAAGCATGAGCGATCAGATTATATTTCAATTCTACAGCTATGGAACACGTTTGTTGAATTGCAGGAAAAGGGCTCTCAGTCGAAAATGCGGCGTTTTTGCCGTCAATATTTCCTGAGCTATCGTCGGATGCAGGAATGGCGTAACCTATATCTTGACCTGGCTTCGGTGGCGCAGGAATTTAAGTGGATGAAGGGCTGCCGAAACATCAAGGAATTTGAAAATTTTGATTACGATGCTGTTCACAAAGCCATTTTAGCTGGAATTCCTTCAAATATCGGCGTGAAAGTCGAAAAAAAACAGTATCGTGCTGCGCGTAATCGTGAATTTTATCTGTTCCCCGGCTCTGGATTATTTGATCAGACGCCGGAATGGGTGGTCGCTTTTGAACTGGTTCAGACGGGACGATTGTATGGACGCTATGTGGCGGAAATTGCGCCGGACTGGCTGCTGGATGTCGCCCCACATTTGTGCAAGGCCACGTATCACGGTATTCACTGGTCGGAAGCGCAGGGTTTTGTCTATGCTGAAGAACGGATTATATCCGGCGGATTGCTTATTCGCGAAGGCGTGCAGGTCCATTATGGTCGCGTAGATCCCGTTGAAACACGCAATTTGTTTATTCGTGAGGGACTGGTTCCAGGACGTCTGCGCCTGCGCCATCCGTTCTTGAAGCAGCAGCGGGCGCGATTGCGAAAAATTGACTTGCTGGAAGCAAAGATTCGTCGTCCGCACAGCTTGCTAAACGTGGGGGCTATCGAAGATTTTTTTCGCGAGGTGATTCCTGACGATGTGTTTTCAGCCAAAGGATTGGATCAGTGGCTCGCAGAAACGGGTGCCGATATTGTCGTGCCGCTGGATCGGGCCATGTATCCCATTGGACGAAATATCACTCCCGAAGAGTACCCCGATGTGCTGGTTGTCGATAATCACCGTTTAAAGCTGAAGTATACCTATAATCCCGGCGAAAAAGACGATGGCATCACTCTTTTTTGTCCTCAAAAATATGTGCCTTTATTGACCGATGATTTGCTGGAACGTGTGGTTCCGGGCTGGTTGCCGCAAAAAGTTGAACTGTGGTTTAAATCGCTGCCTACAAAAATACGTATGCCGCTGCAGCCATTCTCGCGATCCGCTCTGGAATTTTTGGATTGGCTTCGTGATCAGCCCGATCAACCGTCACTCATTCCCTCCCTCAGTGCTTGGGTACGGGAGCAAACCGGTGAATTTGTTGGTGATGCCGATTTTTCAAGGGCTCCTATGCCCGCATGGCTTCGTATAAATGCGGCGGTGACCGATGTAAATGGAACGGTTGTACGTTGTTCCAGTAATCTCGACGAATTGGCCGAGGAGACCCTCTCGGATACAGTCGGCGCGGTGTTGCCTACCGACCTGCGAAAACATGGGATGACTGAATGGCTGGAGCATGAGTTGCCGGAGAAAATCGCTATAAAAACAAAGCAGGGAGAAGAGTTTATCTTTCCCGCCCTCATTGATGAGGGCCAGGCCGTTGGCATCGCTGGTTTCTTGACCGAAGCGGAGGCGGATAAAGCCCACGCTGCTGGGCTTGTCCGGTTTTTCCGCCTAAAACAGCGAGATAATATACGGTTTCTTGAACGTAAACTGCCGCTGCCCACGCAAGTACATCTCCAGATGGGGCTTGATGATCCCAAGGGAACACCTTTAGTTGATTTAATGGACGGAGCAATTTATCAGGCATTAACTGACGGAGAACGATATTCCATTCGTACTCCTTCACGCTGCCGGGAGCGTATAGAAGCCGCACGAACCGCGTTGTATGACCATTTGGAGTCACATTGCCGCATTCTCGCCGATGTATACAAGAGTCGCGATGCGCTACGCCGTCAGATCGCCCGGCTGCCTGCACATCCAGCCACCAAGGCTTCGTCCGAAGACATCACGATTCAGTTGCAGTGGTTATTTCGCTCTGGTTTCATGCAGGTTGCTACCTGGCAGTTCCGTTATCCATTATATATGAAGGCATTATCCATTCGTGTCGAGCGTCTTAAGTTTAATCCCGACAAAGATCAGCTCAAACTTCGCAACGTGCTTCCTTATCGCGAAAAGCTCAATACCGCGATCCATAACTCGGAGGATATCCCATGGAATCCGCAGCATATTCAATTTCATCTTATGCTGGAAGACTTCCGTATCAATACGTTTGCGCCCGAAATCAAAGCCTATGAAAAAGCCTCAGCCAAGCGATTGGATGGGTATTCACTCTAACTGCTAATTCATTGTGTTATATCTATAAATCACCAGCCAATATAAATGATTATTTTATTGCATTGTGCATAAAGCTGTGCCCTAATTGATTGCATGAGAAAGAAACGAATCAAAAGAGATCACTTGGCCTATTACCATTGCATGTCGAGGATTGTAGGGCGTGAATGGTTAATTGGTGATGTGGAAAAAGAGTATATGCGTCGGCTTATTCGCCGTGTGGAGGGATTTACAGGGGTGAATGTGTTAACGTATGCCGTGATGTCCAATCATATCCATTTGTTATTGGAAGAACCGGATCGTGGCGGGGTGCAGTATATTAAGGATGATGAACTGATACGCCGTCTGGGTTTTTTGTATTCAGAGGAGGATGTTGCAGAGATTTGCGGACGCTGGTCTGAATGGGACGAGGCAGGCCTGGTGGATATGGTGAAAGAGGATAAAGAGCGTTATCTCGTGCGAATGCACGATATCAGCGAGTTTATGAAACAGGTGAAACAGCGCTTTTCGTGCTGGTATAATCGCAGATCGGGTAGGTATGGCACCTTGTGGGAGCATCGTTTTAAAAGCGTACTGGTGGAGGATGGTCTGGCGTTGCGTACGATGGCGTCGTATATTGAAATGAATCCTGTACGGGCTGGGTTGGTGGATGACCCGAAAATGTATCGTTTCTGTGGATTAGGCGAAGCAATGGGGGGTGAGGCATGTGCAAGAGCTGGGATTATGAAGCTGGCTTCTGGCGTGGAACGTCTGGATGATGTAGTACGGGCACAGGAGAAGACGACGCAGTGGGATGAGGCCTCAACCATTTACTGGGAGCGTGTGCTGATGTACCGTGAGGTCTGTAATAATGCGTATTTTGCGTTGTTGGAGAGGGATATGATTCCAGATAAGTTGAGAAAGAGGATGAGGATCTCCGATTTCGAACGTCTCAACTGTAAGAATCGTTTCTTTTCCGATGGACAGATTTTGGGTTCGCAGGAGTTCGTGGATGACTTTTTTGTCCATCATCGTGACTATTTTGGGAAAAATAGGAAAAAAGGAGCCCGAAAAATGCGGGGTGGCTGGGGTGCGTTGTATACGATCCGGGATCTGGGACAGTGGTGCTGACACGCGGATGCTGATCTGGATTTCTGTTTGTTTGGCTTGATAAAATCAATTAATATACTCTATATGGTGCGTCTATGAAACAAACCACTTTTATTCCCACGAATGCTGCACGTCAAAAAGAGATGCTTGATGTGTTGCAATGTCGCTCGGTCGACGATCTTTTTAGTGATGTGCCGCAGGAGCTTCAAACGAATAATTTTGATCTCCCGCCAAGTATGTCCGAGTGCGCAATGATGCGAAAAATGCGTGATTTAGCGAATAAAAATCGAACATCATTGGTTAACTTTTGCGGTGCGGGTTTTTATGACCATTACATCCCGTCAGCGGTGGATGCGATAACCGGGCGCGGTGAATTTTACACGGCATATACACCGTATCAGCCGGAAGTTTCTCAGGGAACACTTCAGGCAATCTTTGAATATCAGACTGCCATGGCGCGATTGACGGGCATGGACGTTTCTAATGCATCCATGTATGATGGCGGCACCGCATTGTTTGAAGGAGTGATGATGGCATTACGCGCCACGAAGCGCAGTCGCGTACTCGTGGATAAAGGGGTTAATCCGATTTATCGTACCATGTTAAAGTCCTATACCCGCAATATTCGGATTGGTTACGAAGAAATTGATCTTACTGACGGGTTGACAGATCGTGCGGAAATTCGATCGCGATTGGATAAGAGTGTGGGAGCCGTGGTCGTGCAAAATCCCAATTTTTTTGGGTGTGTGGACGATTACTCTGATCTTGCGGATTCAGTGCATTCTGTTGGTGCTCTGGTAATTGCATCAGTGTACCCCGTGTCGCTTGGTTTGATCAAGCCGCCTGGGGAAATGGGAGTGGACATTGTGACTGGTGAAGGACAATGTCTTGGTAATCCGTTGTCTTTTGGCGGGCCCTATCTGGGATTCCTTTGCACAACGAAGAAGCTTGTTCGCAGTATGCCTGGTCGGGTGGTTGGAGAAACTACGGATGCGCAAGGACGGACGGGATATGTGTTGACCCTGCAGGCACGTGAACAGCACATACGCCGTCAGAAGGCCACATCTAATATCTGTTCAAACGAAGCCTTATGTGCCTTGAGGGCTTTGGTGTATCTTTCACTTACAGGGAAGAATGGATTTGCCGATCTGGCTAATTCATGTGCATCTCGAGCGACCTATGCCTGGAATGCATTGACAGCGATACCCGGCGTGGAGCTGGCCTTTCCTCATTCATTTTTTAATGAGTTTACCTTGAAATTACCATGCCACGCATCGGACATCATCAGTCGTCTATTGCAATCCAATATTGCGGCGGGGTTCCCTGTGAATCGATATTATGACGGAATGGACAATATGCTCCTGCTGGCGTTTACAGAACAGCGTACCAAGGGGGAAATTGATCAACTGGTGGATGTGATTCGGAGGACGTTATAATGAAAACTATCTTTGATAAAAGCATCGCCGGCTGTACCTCCTGTCAGGTATTTGACGAACGATTTACCGAGGCACCCCATATCGAGACGCGTTTATTGCGGAAGGCCCCTGCGGCGTTGCCTGAGTTGCCTGAGGGAGAGGTTGTCCGGCATTTTACACAGCTTTCACGTCAGAATTATTCGGTTGACACGCATTTTTACCCCTTGGGTTCGTGTACCATGAAGTATAATCCCAAAGCCTGTGAGGTTGCGGCTGCTCTGGACGGTTTTACCCGTGTTCATCCTGTCTGGCCCCAGTTCCTCGGCGGCGATTTATTGACGCAGGGATCGCTGGAGGTATTATATGAGGCGGAGCGGATGCTCAGTGCTGTAACCGGGATGGCTGAAACGACGCTGCAGCCGATGGCAGGCGCACATGGTGAACTCACGGGAACCATGATCATGGCCGCGTATCATCGTGATCGAGGCAATGAAAAAGATCACATCATCATTCCCGATTCAGCTCACGGAACCAATCCAGCCAGTGCAGCTTTGGCAGGGTATAAAATAGTAACGATCCCGTCGGATGACAACGGCATGATGGATTTCGATGCGTTTTGTGCAGCAGTCAATGAAAAGACGGCTGGAGTGATGTTGACGAGCCCAAATACTGTGGGCGTTTTCAATCATCGTATTGCTGAGATTGCCGAAGTGATTCATGGTGTGGACGGACTGATGTATTATGACGGGGCGAATATGAATGCCATACTTGGTCGCTGCAAGCCCGGATCAATGGGTTTTGATATCTGTCACTTGAATCTGCACAAAACCTTTGCGACCCCTCATGGTGGCGGCGGGCCTGGTTCTGGTCCTGTGGGTGTAGTTGAAAAACTGCGCGCTTTTTTACCCGTATCCCGTGTCGAAAAACGGGATGACGGAACATATCGCCTATGGTATGACGAGCCAAAAAGCATTGGCTACATTGCGCCATTTTACGGCAATTTTGGCGTGATTATAAAAGCCTATGCGTATTTACTTATGCTTGGGCGGACGGGGTTGCGTGATGTCAGCGATATGGCAGTGCTCAATGCCAATTATATGCAACATCGGCTGAGCCCCGTATATAAAGCGGTTGCCAAGAAATATTGCATGCATGAATGTGTGTTTTCTGGGGCCCCGTTCAAGGAATATGGCGTTCATACACTGGATATTGCCAAAGGACTCATTGACCGCGGTTATCATCCGCCGACCATTTATTTTCCGTTGAATGTGGAAGAAGCGATCATGATTGAGCCCACAGAAACGGAAAGTCGTGAAACACTCGATGCGTTTTGTGATGCGATGCTGGAAATAGCGGAAGTGGCAAAAAACAATCCAGAAAGTTTGCATGCGGCACCGATTTCGACACCTGTATCCCGTCTGAACGAGGTGGCGGCAGCAAGAAATATGGTGCTGACAGTTCCTGATCGCCATACGAATGCCTGATCATGCTTGCCTGCACGTTCGCTGCTCCCAAAATATATCCTCCATATACACCAAAATAGATCCCCACCGCGCGCATATACGCATATATATGTAAATAATCTGTAAATAATCGTAATATCTCCATTCTATATATATATATTCTATTGCCAAGATGTCGTATTTTTTGTTATCGTTCGCCGTACTATTTTAGTTGCTCCTAAAATTTATAGCGGTATATTGATCCAAAAAATGGAACAAGGGAACGTGTTATGGAAATTCCGCTGCGCAAAATGAAAATCAATCAACGAGGTCGCATTACATCTGTGGGGGCACAGGGAGAGCTGGGTCGGAGGATTCGCGATATGGGGTTGACATCTGGGGCTGAATTGATGGTTGTTGGGCGCGCTCCACTAAAGGATCCGGTGGCGTTACGGCTTAAAGGATATACGCTGACGCTGCGTAATAGTGAGGCTGATTTTATCCTGTGTGAAGTCGATGACGTGGAAGGTTTATCTTGAAAACACTTCGAGTGGCCGTTGCCGGACAGCCGAATTGCGGAAAAAGCACGATGTTCAATGTGTTGACTGGCGGCAGTGTTCGTGTTGGTAATTATCCCGGTATTTCAGTGGATCGCGCTGAAGGGGACTATCGCTACAGTGACGATTTGACCATCCATCTGATTGATTTACCTGGAACGTATTCGCTGACCGCTTATTCGCAGGATGAATTGGTGGCACGCAATGTGATTGTCAGGGAACGCCCGGATGTGGTGATCAATATGCTGGATGTAACAGCACTGGAGCGCAGTTTGTATCTGACTGTTCAGAATATGGAAATCGGGGCTCCGATCGTGGTTGGGCTGAATATGATGGATGAGGCCCGCCGTAAACATATTCAGGTAGACGCCCAGAAATTATCACAGTTACTCGGGGTGCCGGTGGTGGAGTGTGTGGCGCGAAAAGGAAGCGGAAGCAGGGAGTTGATGGAAGCCTCGGCACGGGTTGCCGGCGATCAACACCAGGGGGTGTGCTGGAATCCGCTGAGAATATCGTACGGTGCAGATATTGATCCGGTGCTGGACGAGATGGTTGAGGTCATACAAAAAGAAGCTTTCATGACAGAGCTGTATCCAGCCCGCTGGATTGCGTTGAAGTATTTGGAAGAAGACGAAGCGGTCATGCACCAGGGGCGTCATTTAAACCGGTCTGTTTCGGAGCAGCTGGAAATGGTTACTTCTACACTGTCGGGGCAACTTCAGGCGACGAGGAAAACTTATCCTGAGGCATTGATAGCGGATTATCGCTATGGGTTTATCCACGGATTGCTTCAAAACGGGGTGATTACGCGTTTGCAAGATGATGATTCGCGTTTCGATGTATCGGATCGGCTGGATCGCATCGTCACGCATCGTATTTTGGGGCCGCTGATCATGCTGGGAGTGCTTTATGCGCTTTTTTATAATACCTTTACGCTGGGTGCCTATCCGCAGGCATGGGCAGAGCAGTTGTTCGGTTTGATCGCGGTGGGGGCGACCCGTGTACTTCCATCGGGAATGCTGCAATCGCTGGTTGTATCGGGTGTGATTGAAGGGGTCGGGGCGGTGCTGAGTTTTACCCCGCTCATCTTTGTGATGTTTATCCAGCTGGTCTTTTTAGAAGATCTGGGTTACATGGGGCGCGTGGCGTACATGCTTGACAAGGTCATGCATATTTTTGGTCTGCACGGCGCATCAGTTATGCCGCTCATTGTCTCTGGCGGACTGCCGGGCGGCTGTGCCGTTCCCGGCATCATGGCGGCCCGTACACTGCGCAGCCGCAAGGAACGGCTGGCCACGATTTTTGTTGCACCTTTCACTGTTTGCGGAGCTAAGGCTACGGCCTTTTTGATGTTAACAGCGGCCTTTTTCCCCAAGCATGGAACCGACGTCATGTTTATTTTAGTCCTGATTTCTTGGGTGGCCGTACTGATGGTTGCACGTATTCTGCGCTGGACCGTTATTCGCGGTGAGCCGACTCCGTTTGTCATGGAGCTCCCTCCGTACCGGCTTCCCACGTTGCGCGGAATATGGATGCATACATGTGAGCGGGTGTGGCAGTACATCAAGAAAGCAGGGACATTCATTTTGGCGATAACGATCATTATGTGGGCTGTTACGCATTATCCAAAGCTGTCGGAGTCGGATAAACAGGTGTTTGACGGGCAGCGGGAACAGATCACATCGCTCAGCGGTGTCTCGTCGTCCACGTCATTGTCGCTGTTGTCGGCAGTGGATGAAGCGGAGCACAAAGCATCGCTTCAGGTATCTTATGCGGGTAAAATGGCTATGACAATAGAACCGTTATCCAGATATGCGGGTTTTCCGTGGCACGTGAACATTGCGCTGATAGGTGCCTTTGCCGCCAAAGAAGTCTTTGTTTCGACCATGGCGACCATTTATTCGGTGGAAGGCGGCGATGCGGGCTCCGCACAGGTGAGCCAGCGGCTTGCTCGAGATCCCGCCTTTACGATGCCGGCGGTAATCAGTTTGTATATCTTCTTATTACTATATGCGCCATGCATGGTCACCATGGGGACATTGATCTCGGAATCAGGCTGGCGATGGGCCTTCTTTACCTTGTTTGGATCGCTTCTTTTTTCATTCTGTGTATCAGTCGCTGTGTATCAATTGGGGATGCTAATAGCGGGGAGTTAGTATGAAGCAGTATATTCCGGATATCATCGTCCTTTTGATCATTGTCGGGGCGGTAAGTTATGTTATGCGCTGGGTCTATATGGTGATTCGCAAACGAAAGTCAGCCTGTTTTGGATGTCCTTGCAGCAGTGCATGTGAAAAAAACAAGGCAAAGGGCTGTGCTGTCTCGAAAGACACACAATAGATTTGAATCACTGGTCCCGAGCAACTATATACTGTTGGCAGTTTTTGTAATATTGTGACTTTGTATAGAGCCAAGGGTGAGGTCAGAAATCATATGGGCGTTTATTCCGGTGCACGTTCAGCGCGGTTCGAGGCACGTGTTTGTGCTGATTTAAGAACCATCGTGACTTTTTTGGATCAGCACGAGATAAGCCAGTCGATCCGGGCGGTCGTATTAATTGGAGAGTACGGACGAGGAGAGGGGACACCCTGCACCAAAAATGGTGAAGAGATCCCTTATGACGACTATGAATTTGCTATTGTTCTGAAAGCCTGCGATATGCGTCATGGTGCGATGGAGCGGCGGGTTCTGGAGTATTTAGCCAAGCGATTGACTCGAGCCGTCGGCGCTCCGGTGATTTTTGATATCTACGCTATGCACCAGTGGAAGAAAGCCGGCTTCACAATGCGTCACTTCACCATGCGATACGGGTATCAGGTACTGTGGGGTGACAAGTCGATTATGGATGCGATGCCGCGTTATCCCAAAGAATCGTTTCCCTTTTCTGCGGGAACACGACAGATGGTGTACCAGGGGCGCTTACTGCTGGATGCGGTACGACGGTTTCGCAGTCATCGGAAATTAAATGAAAAAGAGCATTTCAAATTCTCTAAGCATATTATGCAGACCTATTTAACGATTGGCGACTGTGCACTTCTGCTAGGTGTTTCGTATCACATGCAGCTGGATGTGAAGAGGCGGCGCATTGAGCGGTTTCGTACGTTCATGCCCGAGGGCGAGGTCATTGTAGATCGCGTACTGCAATGTATGGAGCTAAAGAAGGGAATATCCTATGATTTCATAAGGCAAGGCGATGTTGCCGGCGAACTGAAGCATCTGATTCCATTATTTGTGCGTTTTTATCAGTGGTATGAGAGTCAGCGGTTGGATGTCGATGCGACGGATCTGGATCAATACATCGCTGCACTAAGAAGTGAGGGATCAGAGACTGGGCACCTTTCTGCTCTGCTAAAGAACGTTATGATCTTCCGTTCAGACATTTGGAACAAAAATGCTTTTGGATTAACGGATCATCCACGCTTGCGCCTCTACGCAGCGATGCCGCTTCTGCTTGCAAAGACACAGGAAAAGGATCAACTGTCATCGGTGTTAAATACAAAATCGCATCGGCTTGGTGAAGCAGAGGATTTATTTTATCGGATGCACCGGCGCTATATATAAATTAATATTGACCAATTCGTGCCGGCATGATTATCATGGGGATCATGATGTGGGAGTTTATACTATTATGAACAGGTTGATTTCTTTTGTCTTTGTTTGCCTAGGGGTCTATTTGGGAGTGGCGCGCGTTGTCCATGCGTCCGAGACCTATTCGCTGAATGCGATTGGCGTGATACAGCTAAGTGTTACGGCAAATGAGCCCTATCTTGCGTCCGTTCAGCTTATACCTGCCGGAACCACCGGAGAGGTGTACACGGTGAGTGATGTTTTAGGAACAAACGGAATACCAAACCAGACGTCAGTGAAGCTGTTTGACGTGAATTCCGGAGGTTATGTGGATGAGTCCTATGCAGACGGTTCTTGGCAGCCCGGAACCAATAGTCTTCACCGAGGACAGGGATTCTGGATTGTTGCCCCGACCAGCAGTGTACTGCGTATGGGGGGATATGTTCCCGATAAGATAACCGCACCGACCACCACCATATCACTGGTCAAGGGAATGCAGCTGGTGGGGATGCCTTATCCTGTCAGTGGAACAATCACCGGCATGCTGGATGCGGCATCTGCAGGCGATATGGTTTTGAGAGTTAACGGGGATGGAACCGTTTCCACCAGCCAGACTTCGCAGACATGGGTTCCCGGTATCGGCTGGACACCAGGGGAGAGTGCTTTTGAGGTGGCGGATGCCTGGTGGTATCGCAGTTATTCGAATAGAACGGTACAAACAATCAAACCCTACGATTACCCATGAAAAACATGAAACCCGGATTTTATTTGAACGTTAGGTCGATGATCGGCGTCGCTGTGCTCATCAATCTGCTGTGCATGGGGATGGTGGCTCAGGCGCGGGTCACGGCCCTGTTGCAAACCTACAATGGTTCATCACCTGATTTTGTGACGACAAACGGGGCGGCTGCGATGTCGTCTAATTCGTTATTCATCGTATATCATACCACCAATGCGATGCAGTCGGGATTTAACGATCGCAGTCCTCTGTCTCCCACAGGTGGCGATACGGTGCTGGGGCAGTATCCGTTAAGCGATGGGCAGCTGGGGACGGTTGACGGTCAAGTGTGTGGTCATCTCCTGAAGGTGTACGATATTGTGGCTACAGGTTTTCTGTACGCGGCGATTTTTGACTATCCGTACGCCACATTTGCGGCGAGTACGAACATCCCTGCAGACACCGCCTATTTGCTGACTACGTCGGCATTGGTTTCGGTAACATCCTCTGAATCAGCGGGATTACTGACAGATTTTGGA
Protein-coding regions in this window:
- a CDS encoding transposase → MRKKRIKRDHLAYYHCMSRIVGREWLIGDVEKEYMRRLIRRVEGFTGVNVLTYAVMSNHIHLLLEEPDRGGVQYIKDDELIRRLGFLYSEEDVAEICGRWSEWDEAGLVDMVKEDKERYLVRMHDISEFMKQVKQRFSCWYNRRSGRYGTLWEHRFKSVLVEDGLALRTMASYIEMNPVRAGLVDDPKMYRFCGLGEAMGGEACARAGIMKLASGVERLDDVVRAQEKTTQWDEASTIYWERVLMYREVCNNAYFALLERDMIPDKLRKRMRISDFERLNCKNRFFSDGQILGSQEFVDDFFVHHRDYFGKNRKKGARKMRGGWGALYTIRDLGQWC
- a CDS encoding ferrous iron transport protein A, translating into MEIPLRKMKINQRGRITSVGAQGELGRRIRDMGLTSGAELMVVGRAPLKDPVALRLKGYTLTLRNSEADFILCEVDDVEGLS
- a CDS encoding aminomethyl-transferring glycine dehydrogenase subunit GcvPA, with amino-acid sequence MKQTTFIPTNAARQKEMLDVLQCRSVDDLFSDVPQELQTNNFDLPPSMSECAMMRKMRDLANKNRTSLVNFCGAGFYDHYIPSAVDAITGRGEFYTAYTPYQPEVSQGTLQAIFEYQTAMARLTGMDVSNASMYDGGTALFEGVMMALRATKRSRVLVDKGVNPIYRTMLKSYTRNIRIGYEEIDLTDGLTDRAEIRSRLDKSVGAVVVQNPNFFGCVDDYSDLADSVHSVGALVIASVYPVSLGLIKPPGEMGVDIVTGEGQCLGNPLSFGGPYLGFLCTTKKLVRSMPGRVVGETTDAQGRTGYVLTLQAREQHIRRQKATSNICSNEALCALRALVYLSLTGKNGFADLANSCASRATYAWNALTAIPGVELAFPHSFFNEFTLKLPCHASDIISRLLQSNIAAGFPVNRYYDGMDNMLLLAFTEQRTKGEIDQLVDVIRRTL
- a CDS encoding glycine dehydrogenase subunit 2, with amino-acid sequence MKTIFDKSIAGCTSCQVFDERFTEAPHIETRLLRKAPAALPELPEGEVVRHFTQLSRQNYSVDTHFYPLGSCTMKYNPKACEVAAALDGFTRVHPVWPQFLGGDLLTQGSLEVLYEAERMLSAVTGMAETTLQPMAGAHGELTGTMIMAAYHRDRGNEKDHIIIPDSAHGTNPASAALAGYKIVTIPSDDNGMMDFDAFCAAVNEKTAGVMLTSPNTVGVFNHRIAEIAEVIHGVDGLMYYDGANMNAILGRCKPGSMGFDICHLNLHKTFATPHGGGGPGSGPVGVVEKLRAFLPVSRVEKRDDGTYRLWYDEPKSIGYIAPFYGNFGVIIKAYAYLLMLGRTGLRDVSDMAVLNANYMQHRLSPVYKAVAKKYCMHECVFSGAPFKEYGVHTLDIAKGLIDRGYHPPTIYFPLNVEEAIMIEPTETESRETLDAFCDAMLEIAEVAKNNPESLHAAPISTPVSRLNEVAAARNMVLTVPDRHTNA
- the hrpA gene encoding ATP-dependent RNA helicase HrpA; the protein is MVFDELCAMIRAQSASFRLQDRYRLEQLAGRIRMRLKRAQPVEKMLLRLEDLLLHAMAMQEALAKDPAWVISYPQELPVSRCRDDIVASIRKSQVIIVCGATGSGKTTQLPKMVVEAGFGRLGRVGCTQPRRIAAVSMARRVAQELGCPLGREVGYQVRFDDSTSDATRIKFMTDGILLAETQNDRDLLQYDALIIDEAHERSLNIDFLLGYIKRLLELRPELRVVISSATLDAAMFSEFFANAPVFEVEGRMFPVEDMFFDIDADEELSTSVLHAAEWINDVDRDGDILVFLPGEREISDCLEKLSGRHWDHTEVLPLYGRLNMAEQQRIFNRGSDRRIILATNVAETSITIPDIHYVIDSGLVRLSRYNPGTQVQHLQIEQVSQASSRQRRGRCGRVGPGICLHLYSEEVFENSAEYTDPEIRRTALAGVILQMKTLRLPDIEEFPFINPPQISLVREGYKMLYDISALDRQKNITSQGRDISRFPLDPHLARMILQGRTENVLSEMLVITAFLSIQDPRERPMDKKELADKAHAQWKHERSDYISILQLWNTFVELQEKGSQSKMRRFCRQYFLSYRRMQEWRNLYLDLASVAQEFKWMKGCRNIKEFENFDYDAVHKAILAGIPSNIGVKVEKKQYRAARNREFYLFPGSGLFDQTPEWVVAFELVQTGRLYGRYVAEIAPDWLLDVAPHLCKATYHGIHWSEAQGFVYAEERIISGGLLIREGVQVHYGRVDPVETRNLFIREGLVPGRLRLRHPFLKQQRARLRKIDLLEAKIRRPHSLLNVGAIEDFFREVIPDDVFSAKGLDQWLAETGADIVVPLDRAMYPIGRNITPEEYPDVLVVDNHRLKLKYTYNPGEKDDGITLFCPQKYVPLLTDDLLERVVPGWLPQKVELWFKSLPTKIRMPLQPFSRSALEFLDWLRDQPDQPSLIPSLSAWVREQTGEFVGDADFSRAPMPAWLRINAAVTDVNGTVVRCSSNLDELAEETLSDTVGAVLPTDLRKHGMTEWLEHELPEKIAIKTKQGEEFIFPALIDEGQAVGIAGFLTEAEADKAHAAGLVRFFRLKQRDNIRFLERKLPLPTQVHLQMGLDDPKGTPLVDLMDGAIYQALTDGERYSIRTPSRCRERIEAARTALYDHLESHCRILADVYKSRDALRRQIARLPAHPATKASSEDITIQLQWLFRSGFMQVATWQFRYPLYMKALSIRVERLKFNPDKDQLKLRNVLPYREKLNTAIHNSEDIPWNPQHIQFHLMLEDFRINTFAPEIKAYEKASAKRLDGYSL